A window of Pseudophryne corroboree isolate aPseCor3 chromosome 1, aPseCor3.hap2, whole genome shotgun sequence genomic DNA:
GGAGCAAAGCAACAAAAAAAACCCAAGAAGTAACTTTTATACTTTAGCAAcacatgctgcactgtaggtggggcagatgtaacacgtgcagagagatctaGATGTGGGAGTGGTGTGTCCAATTCTAAAATAAATAGGCTTACCATGCTATCCTTTTAAACCGTTTATGGATTATACAGGTTCTTTGGCTGATTAATACCAGCTGAAATgctggcttgaagtcagccagccacagaacctgtgtaattcattagtgtcctggtttaaagagaTAATATGGTAAGACAAAAAATTAAAGCTGtctgcatttgtgggctacatgcaaaagaagcCGGTATTTATCCGATATGCCAGAAGGTTCCAACCACAGCCTCAAAGCacacaaacagtccaggttttaaggcatacttgcctacctgaccctctccatgaaggagaaaatgctctgttcctggactttcctggtaatgtatgattgccatcacctgtggtgagctaattaattgataagaaaggtgtttcaccacaggtgatggcaataatacattaccaggaaagtccgggaacagagcattttctcccttatggagagggtcaggtaggcaagtatgagctatacttgacccatacctcccaacatgaccctctccaggagggacacaatgctctgtttctggacttttcacTTAATCAATGATtgacggcacctgtgttgaacaggctaatggataagaaaggtgtttcaccacaggtgatgataaTCGTAAATTaataggaagtccaggagcagaacattgtgtccctcctggagagggtcatgttgggaggtatgcttggaTGGTCTgaatagtacctcagttattttgacttaaccatctatgctcaaacatggatatcactaagggtgtaattcagagttgattgcagcagcaggtttgttagcagttaggcaaaaccatgtgcactgcaggggggcagatataacatgtgcagagagagttagatttgggtggggtgtgttcaatctgaaatctaaattgcagggcaaaaataaagcagccagtatttaccctgcacagaaacaatgggggtaattccaagttgatcgcagcaggaaattttttagcagttgggcaaaaccatgtgcactgcaggggaggcagacagatataacatttgcagagagagttagatttgggtgtggtgagttcaatctgcaatctaaattgcagtgtaaaaataaagcagccagtatttaccctgcacagaaataaaataacccacccaaatctaactctctctgctaatgttatatctgccccccctgcagtgcacatggttttgcccaactgctaaaaaatttcctgctgcgatcaacttggaattacccccaatataacccacccaaatctaactctctctgcaaatgttatatctgctccacctgcagtgcacatggtttttcccaactgctaacaaatttgctgctgcgatcagatctgaattaccccctaaaacctggactattagtaTGCCTTgtggaccaaggttgggaaacactgctatatgcaaaaaaaaaaacagaaaatcttCACCCCTTGCAATACAACATGGTTTGTTCCTGGTGCAAAGTTACATTTGCTTTACTTTGTTCCTAACTTATCACCAGCCACAGAAAATATAGTTAGGAGTTCTCATTTCACATAAAGATCATAAAATCACAATACTTACATGTATGTCCAGGTAAAGCGTGGGAAGAGAGTCCATGCACGGTCCCTGTGTTAAAAATCAACATAGGTAAGTTGTTATTATAACAAGGTGGTTGCAATGATCTCCTATCTGCCTTGTACCTTCCCGTTACTTACAGCTGGCACAATCCTCTGCAGTGCTTGAAAAGACTCTGTGATTTCCTTGCTCAAAGATACCACTCTTGAATAGCACGTCGGGGGAGCAGAGTATGTGAAAAGGAAGAATATATTAAGGGCTAAGAAAGTCAGCAAAAGCTTCattactgtttgcagtttgtcagcAGAGCTGCTAATGGTTCTTTCTGTGGTTTGTAAATCAATGGACACATAATCGGGCAGTCAACACCAATTTATACAAACGTCTGAATCGAGGGGGGAAAAAAGCTCTAGGCTCTAAGCCAAGGGGGAGATGAATGTTTATATTTCCAGCCACGTCAGAAACAAGAGTTCCACagcctaaaaaaaataataaaataggtAGACAGAGGATGAATAACAAAAACACAGATGGGGAAAATTATTTCTGCTGAAAGAAAGGAGATtaattatatttctcatacgtcctagaggatgctggggactccgtaaggaccatggggatagacgggctccgcaggagacatgggcactttaagaaagactttggatctgggtgtgcactggctcctccctctatgcccctcctccagaccccagtttactactgtgcccagaggagactgggtgcttttcagggagctctcctgagctttctgacagaaagtatatttgttaggttttttattttcagggagcctgctggcaacagactccctgcatcgagggactgaggggagagaagcagacctacttctgtgagtttcaaggctctgcttcttaggctactggacaccattagctccagagggagtcagaacacaggtctcaccctggagttcgtcccgcagccgcgccgccgtcctcctcacagagccggaagagagaagccgggtgagtatgagaagaaa
This region includes:
- the CYTL1 gene encoding LOW QUALITY PROTEIN: cytokine-like protein 1 (The sequence of the model RefSeq protein was modified relative to this genomic sequence to represent the inferred CDS: deleted 2 bases in 1 codon), which gives rise to MCPLIYKPQKEPLAALLKLQTVMKLLLTFLALNIFFLFTYSAPPTCYSRVVSLSKEITESFQALQRIVPAGPCMDSLPTLYLDIHNSCVMTRLRTFISAPHCGRLPRVTALKKKVRSLYNIINSVCKRDLVFFTDDCEALDHISTVTPTPTVST